One stretch of Carassius carassius chromosome 18, fCarCar2.1, whole genome shotgun sequence DNA includes these proteins:
- the plcb4 gene encoding 1-phosphatidylinositol 4,5-bisphosphate phosphodiesterase beta-4 isoform X5 encodes MQIIEKYERDADLKKKGHMSSDGFCRYLMSDENAPVFLDRLDLCQEMEHPLAHYFISSSHNTYLTGRQFGGKSSVEMYRQVLLSGCRCVELDCWDGKGEDQEPIITHGKAMCTDILFKDVIQAIRETAFVASEYPVILSFENHCSKTQQYKMAKYCEEIFGELLLKQPLEGFPVRDLFLRTQIQTRPALVSVENIEAGQPLPSPNDLKRKILIKNKRLKPEVEQKQLESFKKHMEAGEMSIQTGEDENDEDLDSALDGKELISDLKSSNTLCLSEDPSDPDAQDSFRRKTPDEDITESSEAAEITDVSEASELENKKKGVETAEDADAEQQLIASYKYEGATTNIHPFLSAMVNYAQPVKFQGFEVAEERNIHHNMSSFNESVGLGYLKTNAIEFVNYNKRQMSRIYPKGGRVDSSNYMPQIFWNAGCQMVSLNFQTPDLGMQLNQGKFEYNGSCGYLLKPDFMRRADRMFDPFSETPVDGVIAATCSVQVFSGQFLSDKKIGTYVEVDMYGLPTDTIRKEFRTRMVMNNGLNPYYNEEPFVFRKVILPDLAVLRIAVYDDNNKLIGQRILPLDGLQAGYRHISLRNEGNKPLSLPTVFCNIVLKTYVPDGFGAIVDALSDPKKFLTIAEKRADQMRALGIDTSDIAEVPNENCKSDKKGKVSQVKTSVTPQSSSEVNATQNNISESKRDNSAILNQVNIEDLKQMKTFIKLMKKQQKELNTLKKRHAKEHNAMQKSHCTQVDKLVAQHDKEKFTLEKLLEKAIKKRGENNCSELKKETAVKVETLTTDHKEKVKDMVAQHTKEWSEMINCHSTEEQEMKDAHVTQQCELLKKLLVSVQEQQTLQLKLIHERQSKEMKANQAKTSMENSKAINQDKSIKNKAERERRVRELNSSNTKKFLEERKRLAMKQAKELEQLQKSQREQLDKLEKFNEQLLKSHHANSQTQGQRHAEDGEAGGGHGPQTSHGGVSSPSSTGAS; translated from the exons ATGCAGATCATTGAGAAGTACGAGAGAGACGCTGACTTAAAAAAGAAAG GTCACATGTCCAGCGACGGCTTCTGCCGATACCTGATGTCGGACGAGAACGCTCCGGTGTTTCTGGACCGTCTGGATCTGTGTCAGGAGATGGAGCATCCGCTGGCTCATTACTTCATCAGCTCCTCACACAACACGTATCTGACGGGTCGACAGTTCGGAGGGAAGTCCTCGGTGGAGATGTACCGACAGGTGCTGCTGTCCGGATGCAG gtgtgtGGAGCTGGACTGCTGGGATGGTAAAGgtgaggatcaggagcccatcatCACTCATGGAAAGGCCATGTGCACCGATATCTTGTTCAAG GATGTAATTCAAGCCATAAGGGAAACGGCGTTTGTAGCGTCTGAATATCCTGTCATTCTGtcctttgagaaccactgcag taaAACGCAGCAGTATAAGATGGCCAAGTATTGCGAGGAGATCTTCGGAGAGCTGTTGCTGAAGCAGCCGCTGGAGGGATTCCCAGTACGTGACCTATTCCTCCGCACACAGATCCAGACCAGACCTGCTTTAGTCTCCGTGGAAAAT ATCGAAGCCGGGCAGCCGCTGCCGTCACCCAACGACCTCAAGCGCAAAATCCTGATCAAGAACAAGCGCTTGAAGCCTGAAGTGGAGCAGA agcAGCTGGAGTCATTTAAGAAGCACATGGAGGCAGGAGAGATGAGCATACAGACTGGAGAAGATGAGAACGATGAAGATCTGGAcagtg cgctGGATGGTAAAGAGCTGATCTCAGATCTGAAGAGCAGTAACACTCTGTGTCTGTCGGAGGATCCCAGTGATCCGGACGCTCAGGATAGCTTCAGGAGGAAG ACTCCAGATGAAGACATCACCGAGAGCTCCGAGGCCGCTGAGATCACGGACGTTTCTGAAGCGTCGGAGCTGGAGAACAAGAAGAAG GGAGTGGAGACGGCTGAAGATGCTGATGCCGAACAGCAGCTCATCGCCTCGTATAAATATGAAGGAGCCACGACCAACATCCACCCGTTCCTGTCCGCTATGGTCAACTATGCTCAGCCGGTCAAGTTCCAGGGCTTCGAGGTCGCCGAGG AGAGGAACATCCATCACAACATGTCGTCCTTCAACGAGTCTGTGGGTTTGGGCTATCTGAAGACCAACGCCATTGAGTTTGTGAA CTACAACAAGCGACAGATGAGCCGCATCTATCCCAAAGGAGGCCGCGTGGACTCCAGCAATTACATGCCTCAGATCTTCTGGAACGCCGGCTGCCAGATGGTGTCTCTGAACTTCCAGACTCCAG atctGGGTATGCAGCTGAATCAGGGGAAGTTCGAGTACAACGGTTCATGCGG ATACCTCCTCAAACCAGACTTCATGCGCCGCGCCGACCGGATGTTCGACCCCTTCTCTGAGACGCCAGTGGATGGAGTGATAGCAGCGACCTGCAGCgtacag GTGTTCTCAGGTCAGTTCTTATCGGATAAGAAGATCGGCACGTATGTGGAGGTGGACATGTACGGTCTTCCCACGGACACCATCCGGAAAGAGTTCCGCACACGGATGGTGATGAACAACGGCCTGAACCCGTACTACAACGAGGAGCCCTTCGTCTTCCGGAAG GTGATCCTGCCGGATCTGGCCGTGCTGCGCATCGCTGTGTACGACGACAACAACAAGCTGATCGGTCAGAGGATCCTGCCACTGGACGGACTGCAGGCCGGTTACAGACACATCTCGCTGCGCAACGAGGGGAACAAGCCTCTGTCGCTGCCCACCGTCTTCTGCAACATCGTCCTGAAGACATACGTGCCAGACGGCTTCGgcg CCATCGTTGACgctctttctgatccaaagaagtTCCTCACCATCGCAGAAAAACGCGCCGACCAGATGAGAGCTCTCGGGATcgatacg AGTGACATCGCAGAAGTGCCCAATGAGAACTGTAAGAGTGATAAGAAGGGAAAAGTGAGTCAGGTGAAGACCAGCGTGACGCCGCAGAGCAGCTCCGAGGTGAACGCCACGCAGAACAACATCAGCGAGAGCAAgcgcg ATAATTCTGCCATTTTGAATCAGGTGAACATTGAAGATTTAAAGCAGATGAAG ACCTTCATTAAACTGATGAAGAAGCAGCAGAAGGAACTGAACACGCTAAAGAAACGGCACGCTAAG GAACACAACGCCATGCAGAAATCACACTGCACACAGGTGGACAAGCTGGTGGCTCAGCATGACAAGGAGAAGTTCACGCTGGAgaagctgctggagaaggccatcaAGAAGAGAGG agaaAACAACTGCTCCGAGTTAAAGAAGGAAACAGCCGTTAAGGTTGAGACTCTCACGACAGACCATAAAGAAAAG GTGAAGGACATGGTGGCGCAGCACACTAAAGAGTGGTCAGAGATGATCAACTGTCACAGCACAGAGGAACAGGAAATGAAAGACGCCCATGTGACGCAGCAGTGTGAACTCCTCAAGAAGCTGCTGGTCAGCGTTCAGGAGCAGCAGACACTTCAGCTCAAGCTCATCCACGAGCG GCAAAGCAAAGAGATGAAGGCCAATCAGGCGAAGACGTCGATGGAGAACAGCAAAGCCATCAACCAGGACAAGAGCATCAAAAACAAAGCAGAGCGCGAGAG gAGAGTTCGGGAGCTGAACAGCAGCAACACCAAAAAGTTCCTGGAGGAGAGAAAAAGG CTGGCCATGAAGCAGGCGAAGGAGCTGGAGCAGCTGCAGAAATCCCAGCGAGAGCAGCTGGACAAACTGGAGAAGTTCAACGAGCAG CTTTTGAAATCCCATCATGCAAACAGTCAGACTCAAG GCCAAAGACATGCAGAAGATGGTGAAGCTGGAGGAGGACATGGACCGCAGACCAGCCACGGTGGTGTAAGCTCTCCATCCTCCACAGGAGCGAGCTGA